A segment of the Butyrivibrio fibrisolvens genome:
TTATTATCTGGTCTATCAGAATGCCAATGACCATGACTTGTCTGGGAGTTGGAGCTTCATTGGCACTGGCAGGAGAACATATGCAGACGATACTTCAAAATCCTCTGGCCAGCCCATATACATTGGGGATATCGTCTGCAGCAGGCTTTGGAGCAGCTCTTTCTGTTGTGACAGGATTTCCTTTTCTCCCGGTCGCCTGGATAAATACTTCTTTATCTGCGCTTATATTTGCTCTTGGGACATCAGCTATGATTTTTACGATATGCAGAAATAATACAGATTCAAAAACAATGATCTTGATCGGAATAGTTGTTACGTTTCTGTTCAGTGCATTACAGTCTCTGATGCAGTATCTTGCAAGTCAGGATCAGCTTTCAGAAATAATGCACTGGATGTTTGGATCATTATCAAAAGCGACAGAAGAAGGTTCGTTTGTGTGTATTGCATGTTTTTTAATTATCTTTTTATTGTCGATGCGACTTACATGGCAGCTTACATGTCTTTCAACAGGCGAAGAAAGATCAAGAAGTCTTGGAATCAATACGGGAAAGCTAAGAAAAGAGATATATCTGTATTCTTCCTTGTTGACAGCGGTAGCGGTTTCTTATGTTGGTGCTATAGGTTTTATTGGACTTGTAGCACCACATCTTGCAAGGTCTTATGTTGGAGATGATCAGAGATTTTTGCTATGCCTGTCTTCAATTATGGGAGCGATCATTCTTTTGGCGGCATCTGTTATTGCCAAGATATTAAAACCTGGTGAAATAATACCTGTTGGAATAATAACAAATATAGTAGGCGTGGCGTTTCTTCTATATCTTTTATTGAGGAAGAAAGTTTGAAAATGAATATGAATGATCATTTTGATATGAAGATCAAGCTTGAAGATATTAAGGTGAGCTTTGGATTGAAGAAGGTGCTTGATGGAGTAAATTTGGAATATGTTGGTGAAGGAATATATGCCATAATAGGCGTCAATGGAACGGGGAAAAGCGTTCTTATGAAATCGATCGCAGGAATCCAGACATATTCAGGAAAAGTTAGTATTACTAATTGTAAAAAAATATGTCAGAAAGAAGATATAGCTTATGTACCTCAGGTTACCAGTCTTAATTCATCATTGACTTCGTTTGAAATGGTTTTGTTAGGAAAAGTTAATCATCTAAAAATGCGTGTATCAGATGAGATGGTAAAAGAAGTTTATGAAGTGATGGAAAGATTAAATATCAGAAGCTTGGAAGAACAGACTTTCAGTTCTTTATCGGGAGGACAGAAACAGCTTATTATTATGGCTCAGGCTTTGATTTCCAAGCCTAAGCTTCTTCTTTTGGATGAACCAACATCAGCTCTTGATCTGTATCATCAACTAAATCTTTTATCTCTTGCAAGGCAATACTGTAAAGAAACCGGGGCCATAACAATAGTTATCATGCATGACTTATCGCAAGCTGCGAGATTTTGTAAGAGAATAACAATTTTAAAAGATGGAAAAGTATTCGCATATGGGAAGCCCCAAGAAGTATTGACCGAAATAAATATCAAGGAGGTTTTTAAAGTTGATGCTGAAATTGGCTTCAGTAATAGCGGTTATACGACTGTACAGCCTGTTGCTATTTCAGTTTAATGAAAAGTATGACACAAAACAATAAAATAGTAACAGGAAATCTTTTTGTTGAGATTCTGAAATATCTGGCGCCTTTGATACTAAGCATGTTGATCCAACAATCTTATCAAACCATTGATGCAATTATTATTGGGCAAGGTGTTGGAGCTAATGCATTAGGAGCAATCGATGCTACGTATGGTTTTATCAAACTTTTGATCAATTCGGTGATAATTCTTTACACTGCGGCATCTGTAGTAGTTGCAAAGCATTATGGCGCAGGGGATATTATAAGTGTAAAGAATTCAATAAAAGTAATGTTAGTACTTGCTGTAGTTACGGGTATCTTCATAACCCTATCCCCTTTGCTTCTAATTAAAACGATATGCAATGTCATGAGCGTTCCAAAAGAAATGCTTGGCGAGGCTATGCTTTACACAGAGATCATCCTGGGTGGATCTATCTTTATGATATTGTTCAATTGCGGCGGAAGTATTTTGAAAAGTCTTGGAGATTCGAGATTACCTGCAACTGCGCTGGCCTTTTCCTGCATGATTAATATTGTTCTGGATGCATTCCTGGTTTTTTGTTTAAATCTTGGAGTAGAGGGAGTTGCATTTGCAACAGTAATTGCGAATATAGTGAGTGCATCAATAGTATTGGCTAAGTTGTGGAAGACATACATAGACTTAGAAAAGAGAGAAGGTACGAGGAAAAACGATAGCAACGTCCTGATCAGATCCATTAGAGAGATAATGATATTTGGAGTTCCAGCAGCAGGACAGTCAATATTGTTTTCATTTTCTAATATCTTTTTACAGTCGAATATAAATAAATGCGGTGCCAAAGCTGTTTCTGCATGGGCTGTATGTGGGAAACTTGATTTCCTTATTTGGATAATAGCTGATGGACTTTCTATTACAGGAGCAACTTTCATTGCTCAAAATATAGGAGCGAAAGAGGGAAAGAGAGCTAAAAGAGCTGAAAGATATGTGTTGAAAATATTTGTTGCAACAATAGTGTTGATAAGTACAATTTTGTATTTTACAACTCCATTATTGGCCCTTGTCTTTATAAAAGATAAAGCAGTGATAAATGTTGCTGGAATGCTTATGAAACAGATAGCACCATTTTATGTAACATGTATTGGTGCAGAACTTTATAGTGGCATTTTTCGAGGCTATGGAAAAGCGTTACAGCCGGTTATATTTACACTCGTTGGAACAATAGGAGGAAGGACTTTATGGATTTTTATATGTTCATCTATAGAAAGGACTGATATAAAAAACATCATTCTTGCATATCCATTTAGCTGGATTTTAACAACAGCTCTTTTTATTTTTTATCGTTTATTAGATAGAAAAATTGGAAAAATGCGACAGTCATATAGACTTATCTAAGTCTATGTGACTTTTTATTTGCATTTGCGTTAGTTTTATCTAACAAATTAGTAGTATCATTGAATTATAAATTTGTTAAAAACGGAAAGAAAATTATAAATACGCTAACTGAGATAGACAATAGTGAATCAGAGTGCTATGATTCTGAGTTAGCTAGTGCTAACTTTTTTTAAAAAAGGGAGGATTGTACGATGAAAGCAGATTATAAAAACTGGATGCCCAAAGGAATGGTACTTGGATTTCTGGTTGCTACGGGAGTTTTATTGTTGATAACTTTGATAACAATGTTTCTGGGATTGCCATCTATAGTTCAAATAGTATTTCTTATACTAACAGTATTGTCTGGATTAATGACTTTATGGATGTTTTTGATGTATAGAGCTTTTTCTTACAATGGAAAAAGACAAATGTCCAGACAGATAATTGAAGGTGTGTCTTCATATGTGAAGATCCCAGATGGAGGTAAGTGTCTTGATATTGGATGTGGAAGTGGAGCTCTAAGCATTGCCTGCGCTAAGAAGAATCCTAGTGCTCAGATTATCGGCATAGACAGATGGGGCAAAGAGTATGCTTCTTTTAGTAAGAATCTTTGTGAGAGTAATTCCGCTGCCGAAGGAGTAACTAATACATCTTTCCGGAATGGAGATGCCTGTAAGTTGGATTTTGCAGATGAGACATTTGATGCAGT
Coding sequences within it:
- a CDS encoding iron ABC transporter permease gives rise to the protein MNSYYRRLNRKRFAIIVLASIVMLLLLLADLFTGSSNLSVSGAMKILLDGPSKESKYHFIIWSIRMPMTMTCLGVGASLALAGEHMQTILQNPLASPYTLGISSAAGFGAALSVVTGFPFLPVAWINTSLSALIFALGTSAMIFTICRNNTDSKTMILIGIVVTFLFSALQSLMQYLASQDQLSEIMHWMFGSLSKATEEGSFVCIACFLIIFLLSMRLTWQLTCLSTGEERSRSLGINTGKLRKEIYLYSSLLTAVAVSYVGAIGFIGLVAPHLARSYVGDDQRFLLCLSSIMGAIILLAASVIAKILKPGEIIPVGIITNIVGVAFLLYLLLRKKV
- a CDS encoding ABC transporter ATP-binding protein; the encoded protein is MNMNDHFDMKIKLEDIKVSFGLKKVLDGVNLEYVGEGIYAIIGVNGTGKSVLMKSIAGIQTYSGKVSITNCKKICQKEDIAYVPQVTSLNSSLTSFEMVLLGKVNHLKMRVSDEMVKEVYEVMERLNIRSLEEQTFSSLSGGQKQLIIMAQALISKPKLLLLDEPTSALDLYHQLNLLSLARQYCKETGAITIVIMHDLSQAARFCKRITILKDGKVFAYGKPQEVLTEINIKEVFKVDAEIGFSNSGYTTVQPVAISV
- a CDS encoding MATE family efflux transporter translates to MTQNNKIVTGNLFVEILKYLAPLILSMLIQQSYQTIDAIIIGQGVGANALGAIDATYGFIKLLINSVIILYTAASVVVAKHYGAGDIISVKNSIKVMLVLAVVTGIFITLSPLLLIKTICNVMSVPKEMLGEAMLYTEIILGGSIFMILFNCGGSILKSLGDSRLPATALAFSCMINIVLDAFLVFCLNLGVEGVAFATVIANIVSASIVLAKLWKTYIDLEKREGTRKNDSNVLIRSIREIMIFGVPAAGQSILFSFSNIFLQSNINKCGAKAVSAWAVCGKLDFLIWIIADGLSITGATFIAQNIGAKEGKRAKRAERYVLKIFVATIVLISTILYFTTPLLALVFIKDKAVINVAGMLMKQIAPFYVTCIGAELYSGIFRGYGKALQPVIFTLVGTIGGRTLWIFICSSIERTDIKNIILAYPFSWILTTALFIFYRLLDRKIGKMRQSYRLI
- a CDS encoding class I SAM-dependent methyltransferase, whose translation is MKADYKNWMPKGMVLGFLVATGVLLLITLITMFLGLPSIVQIVFLILTVLSGLMTLWMFLMYRAFSYNGKRQMSRQIIEGVSSYVKIPDGGKCLDIGCGSGALSIACAKKNPSAQIIGIDRWGKEYASFSKNLCESNSAAEGVTNTSFRNGDACKLDFADETFDAVTSNYVYHNIPSKDRQSILLETLRTLKKGGTFAIHDIMSPAKYGDMESFVNKLKDMGYKEVKLVDTTNGMFMSKWESTWMGLSGSAILMGRK